From Prinia subflava isolate CZ2003 ecotype Zambia chromosome 20, Cam_Psub_1.2, whole genome shotgun sequence, the proteins below share one genomic window:
- the AMER1 gene encoding APC membrane recruitment protein 1 isoform X1, giving the protein MPFPGCFPAAPVQVGGDVSIPAPGAPRSRSRRFQLDPARPAAMETGSPEERDGGDRHEGGDAPPDSANGSVVAAEPQPPPPGKLRKTAFKLFGGKRSICTLPSFFGGRGKKGLSKCKTHDGLSSAACDRGTQPDSPAGGSRDGQPGPLPSSRSAQLPVDTGARGGLGQHDSSPPGSIEGCDKKPNGEKPSCPRPKKGLKGFFNSIRRHRKSKAAESEKAELPEWNGDTEEAGNAAGMGVESREAVEGRGAGPVPEATACPGDSGGDCSCGEAAEPTGPTADGGSSEGDTVALPGNGDLPDTKSEPEAAACTEFDHESLLLAFHPDFMDSEPPCLHSRELLSLMLGDVTSLKSFDSLTGCGDDIAEPDIAESSISVERSREAAKRSSCLVTYQGGGEEMAIPEEAEEYLHQVWDSGAPGDSSYGAQVSSSSLETHASHEADAHPYVGDAMDGVDLLTPQSDQQESAPNSDEGYYDSTTPGPDDETGEELKKDRLPRDSYSGDALYEFDALMSPSHGEESLFEGKVPPQGIFSYFMDFCLPAEKSLIQQIMDQKRGLMETEEEGLAAIQKELLYWELQREPVLKRLDVSGKEKCPREKQCIECKSRAASSIGKSQSGLGSEQVGSHTPSRAVNGGVAVARAENPEWRDFPGTLCPENCYNSQTAPGSCLIPLTKNNPGLSADLDCGMFGDSIHGSVAPAKAGMFPGFRLADQGCGGGAELAPGEPQAGSEPEHAVNFSQALVEFASSGTLFSSLSESLGSSASSSSFTQNLPALPTMVTFDVVDVEQDGEGECEQHPELTVGEDIAEAFDDGYGQKESLAECDERMSPGFSPGSFQSCNWGVASLPRHLRLHGLSPSLPAPLSVDRRSRSLDTESLEFELAEPQGARSGPQPGQLWARREAGRKDSAGARRSRSKEEGELVAPEGGLSWPGLRHLQHGTSTAPGGMELWGFAPAGTVESGWEPSEPPDTVSPFLPLSRGGIGEAPERRPQEPELSRHPLRPSNLPLQPEARQAREAPGSHRYHGDVPKLSRLLPLGEAELPRGFGFTCSPEHRARGKPVGIAQGVPQHPGDSSGDAESPERCAEPLKGRASPGHGSCRGTLCNVTNAE; this is encoded by the exons ATGCCCTTCCCCGGCTGttttccagcagccccagtCCAG GTCGGCGGTGATGTGTCCATCCCTGCGCCCGGAGCGCCGCGCTCCCGAAGCCGCCGCTTCCAGCTAGATCCAGCCCGCCCCGCTGCCATGGAGACGGGCAGCCCGGAGGAGCGGGACGGAGGGGACCGGCACGAGGGCGGGGACGCCCCTCCCGACAGCGCCAACGGCTCCGTGGTGGCCGCGGAGCCGCAGCCGCCGCCCCCCGGCAAGCTGAGGAAAACGGCCTTCAAGCTGTTCGGGGGCAAGCGCAGCATCTGCACCCTGCCCAGCTTCTTCGGCGGCCGCGGCAAGAAGGGGCTCAGCAAGTGCAAGACGCACGACGGGCTGAGCAGCGCCGCCTGTGACAGGGGCACACAGCCGGACAGCCCCGCGGGGGGCAGCAGGGACGGGCAGCCGGgccctctgcccagctcccgCAGCGCCCAGCTGCCCGTGGACACCGGCGCCAGGGGGGGCTTGGGCCAGCACGACAGCTCTCCCCCTGGGAGCATCGAGGGCTGTGACAAAAAGCCCAACGGGGAGAAACCCTCTTGCCCCAGACCCAAAAAAGGGCTGAAAGGGTTTTTTAACAGCATCCGGCGCCACCGGAAGAGCAAGGCTGCCGAGAGTGAGAAAGCAGAGCTCCCTGAGTGGAACGGGGACACAGAGGAGGCCGGGAATGCTGCTGGAATGGGAGTGGAGAGCCGAGAGGCCGtggagggcaggggagcagggccggTCCCTGAGGCCACGGCCTGCCCAGGGGACTCAGGGGGTGACTGTAGCTGTGGTGAGGCTGCTGAGCCCACGGGCCCCACGGCTGATGGAGGCAGCTCCGAGGGGGACACGGTGGCCCTGCCAGGGAACGGGGACCTTCCAGATACAAAATCAGAGCctgaggctgctgcctgcacgGAGTTTGACCATGAGAGTTTGCTGCTGGCCTTCCACCCTGACTTCATGGACAGCGagcctccctgcctgcactccagggagctgctgagcctCATGCTGGGGGACGTCACCTCCCTGAAGAGCTTCGACTCCTTGACGGGGTGCGGGGACGACATCGCCGAGCCCGACATCGCCGAGAGCAGCATCTCAGTGGAGCGCAGCCGCGAGGCCGCCAAGCGCAGCTCCTGCCTTGTCACCTACCAGGGCGGCGGCGAGGAGATGGCCATCCCCGAGGAGGCCGAGGAGTACCTGCACCAGGTGTGGGACAGCGGCGCGCCGGGGGACAGCAGCTACGGGGCACAGgtgtccagcagcagcctggagacaCACGCCTCTCACGAGGCTGACGCCCACCCTTATGTAGGGGACGCCATGGACGGTGTAGACCTCCTGACGCCCCAGAGTGACCAGCAGGAGTCTGCCCCAAACAGTGACGAGGGCTATTATGACTCCACCACGCCAGGGCCGGATGATGAGACTGGAGAGGAGCTCAAGAAGGACCGACTGCCCCGGGACAGCTACAGCGGCGATGCACTTTACGAGTTTGATGCCCTGATGAGCCCCTCTCACGGTGAGGAATCCCTGTTCGAGGGCAAAGTCCCACCCCAGGGCATCTTCAGCTACTTCATGGACTTCTGCCTCCCTGCAGAGAAGAGCCTGATCCAGCAGATAATGGATCAGAAAAGAGGGCTGATGGAAACTGAAGAAGAGGGGCTTGCAGCCATTCAGAAAGAGCTTCTgtactgggagctgcagagggagccGGTCCTGAAACGCCTGGATGTCTCCGGCAAGGAGAAGTGTCCCAGGGAGAAGCAGTGCATTGAATGtaaaagcagagcagccagctccATTGGCAAGAGTCAGAGTGGCCTTGGGAGTGAGCAGGTGGGCTCACACACCCCGAGCCGGGCTGTCAATGGTGGGGTTGCAGTGGCTAGGGCTGAAAATCCAGAGTGGAGGGATTTTCCAGGGACTCTGTGTCCGGAAAACTGTTACAACAGCCAAACAGCCCCCGGAAGTTGCCTTATTCCGCTCACAAAGAACAACCCGGGGTTGAGTGCAGACCTGGACTGTGGCATGTTTGGGGACTCCATCCACGGCAGCGTGGCCCCAGCCAAGGCAGGGATGTTCCCGGGGTTCAGGCTCGCGGATCAGGGGTGCGGCGGCGGAGCAGAGCTCGCCCCCGGTGAGCCCCAGGCGGGCAGCGAGCCCGAGCACGCCGTGAACTTCTCGCAGGCGCTGGTGGAGTTCGCCAGCAGCGGGACcctcttctccagcctgtccGAGAGCCTGGGGAGCTCGGCCTCCAGCTCGTCCTTCACCCAGAACCTTCCCGCCCTCCCCACCATGGTCACCTTCGACGTGGTGGATGTGGAGCAGGACGGGGAAGGGGAGTGTGAGCAGCACCCGGAGCTGACCGTGGGTGAGGACATCGCCGAGGCCTTTGATGATGGCTACGGACAGAAAGAGTCCTTGGCTGAATGTGACGAGAGAATGTCCCCGGGCTTCTCCCCGGGCTCCTTCCAGAGCTGCAACTGGGGGGTGGCCAGCCTGCCCCGCCACCTGCGCCTGCACGGCCtgagcccctccctgcccgcgCCGCTCTCCGTGGACCGGAGGAGCCGCTCGCTGGACACGGAGAGCCTGGAGTTCGAGCTGGCCGAGCCGCAGGGGGCCCGGAGCGGCCCCCAGCCCGGCCAGCTCTGGGCCCGGCGCGAGGCTGGCAGGAAGGActctgctggagccaggagaAGCAGGAGCAAGGAGGAGGGCGAGCTGGTGGCTCCCGAGGGCGGCTTGAGCTGGCCGGGCCTGCGGCACCTCCAGCACggcaccagcactgctcccGGCGGGATGGAGCTCTGGGGCTtcgctccagccggcaccgtGGAGAGCGGCTGGGAGCCATCGGAGCCGCCGGACACCGTGTCCcctttcctgcctctctcccGGGGTGGCATCGGGGAGGCTCCGGAGAGGCGGCCCcaggagccagagctgagcaggcacCCGCTCCGGCCCTCCaacctgcccctgcagcccgaGGCGAGGCAGGCCCGTGAGGCGCCCGGGTCCCACCGCTACCACGGGGACGTCCCCAAGCTGTCCCGCCTGTTACCCCTGGGGGAAGCGGAGCTGCCCCGGGGCTTTGGCTTCACCTGCTCCCCGGAGCACCGTGCCAGGGGCAAACCCGTGGGCATCGCCCAGGGCGTGCCGCAGCACCCCGGGGACAGCAGTGGGGACGCCGAGAGCCCGGAGCGCTGCGCCGAGCCCCTcaagggcagggccagcccggGGCATGGCAGCTGCCGGGGCACCCTCTGCAACGTCACCAACGCTGAGTAG
- the AMER1 gene encoding APC membrane recruitment protein 1 isoform X2, with the protein METGSPEERDGGDRHEGGDAPPDSANGSVVAAEPQPPPPGKLRKTAFKLFGGKRSICTLPSFFGGRGKKGLSKCKTHDGLSSAACDRGTQPDSPAGGSRDGQPGPLPSSRSAQLPVDTGARGGLGQHDSSPPGSIEGCDKKPNGEKPSCPRPKKGLKGFFNSIRRHRKSKAAESEKAELPEWNGDTEEAGNAAGMGVESREAVEGRGAGPVPEATACPGDSGGDCSCGEAAEPTGPTADGGSSEGDTVALPGNGDLPDTKSEPEAAACTEFDHESLLLAFHPDFMDSEPPCLHSRELLSLMLGDVTSLKSFDSLTGCGDDIAEPDIAESSISVERSREAAKRSSCLVTYQGGGEEMAIPEEAEEYLHQVWDSGAPGDSSYGAQVSSSSLETHASHEADAHPYVGDAMDGVDLLTPQSDQQESAPNSDEGYYDSTTPGPDDETGEELKKDRLPRDSYSGDALYEFDALMSPSHGEESLFEGKVPPQGIFSYFMDFCLPAEKSLIQQIMDQKRGLMETEEEGLAAIQKELLYWELQREPVLKRLDVSGKEKCPREKQCIECKSRAASSIGKSQSGLGSEQVGSHTPSRAVNGGVAVARAENPEWRDFPGTLCPENCYNSQTAPGSCLIPLTKNNPGLSADLDCGMFGDSIHGSVAPAKAGMFPGFRLADQGCGGGAELAPGEPQAGSEPEHAVNFSQALVEFASSGTLFSSLSESLGSSASSSSFTQNLPALPTMVTFDVVDVEQDGEGECEQHPELTVGEDIAEAFDDGYGQKESLAECDERMSPGFSPGSFQSCNWGVASLPRHLRLHGLSPSLPAPLSVDRRSRSLDTESLEFELAEPQGARSGPQPGQLWARREAGRKDSAGARRSRSKEEGELVAPEGGLSWPGLRHLQHGTSTAPGGMELWGFAPAGTVESGWEPSEPPDTVSPFLPLSRGGIGEAPERRPQEPELSRHPLRPSNLPLQPEARQAREAPGSHRYHGDVPKLSRLLPLGEAELPRGFGFTCSPEHRARGKPVGIAQGVPQHPGDSSGDAESPERCAEPLKGRASPGHGSCRGTLCNVTNAE; encoded by the coding sequence ATGGAGACGGGCAGCCCGGAGGAGCGGGACGGAGGGGACCGGCACGAGGGCGGGGACGCCCCTCCCGACAGCGCCAACGGCTCCGTGGTGGCCGCGGAGCCGCAGCCGCCGCCCCCCGGCAAGCTGAGGAAAACGGCCTTCAAGCTGTTCGGGGGCAAGCGCAGCATCTGCACCCTGCCCAGCTTCTTCGGCGGCCGCGGCAAGAAGGGGCTCAGCAAGTGCAAGACGCACGACGGGCTGAGCAGCGCCGCCTGTGACAGGGGCACACAGCCGGACAGCCCCGCGGGGGGCAGCAGGGACGGGCAGCCGGgccctctgcccagctcccgCAGCGCCCAGCTGCCCGTGGACACCGGCGCCAGGGGGGGCTTGGGCCAGCACGACAGCTCTCCCCCTGGGAGCATCGAGGGCTGTGACAAAAAGCCCAACGGGGAGAAACCCTCTTGCCCCAGACCCAAAAAAGGGCTGAAAGGGTTTTTTAACAGCATCCGGCGCCACCGGAAGAGCAAGGCTGCCGAGAGTGAGAAAGCAGAGCTCCCTGAGTGGAACGGGGACACAGAGGAGGCCGGGAATGCTGCTGGAATGGGAGTGGAGAGCCGAGAGGCCGtggagggcaggggagcagggccggTCCCTGAGGCCACGGCCTGCCCAGGGGACTCAGGGGGTGACTGTAGCTGTGGTGAGGCTGCTGAGCCCACGGGCCCCACGGCTGATGGAGGCAGCTCCGAGGGGGACACGGTGGCCCTGCCAGGGAACGGGGACCTTCCAGATACAAAATCAGAGCctgaggctgctgcctgcacgGAGTTTGACCATGAGAGTTTGCTGCTGGCCTTCCACCCTGACTTCATGGACAGCGagcctccctgcctgcactccagggagctgctgagcctCATGCTGGGGGACGTCACCTCCCTGAAGAGCTTCGACTCCTTGACGGGGTGCGGGGACGACATCGCCGAGCCCGACATCGCCGAGAGCAGCATCTCAGTGGAGCGCAGCCGCGAGGCCGCCAAGCGCAGCTCCTGCCTTGTCACCTACCAGGGCGGCGGCGAGGAGATGGCCATCCCCGAGGAGGCCGAGGAGTACCTGCACCAGGTGTGGGACAGCGGCGCGCCGGGGGACAGCAGCTACGGGGCACAGgtgtccagcagcagcctggagacaCACGCCTCTCACGAGGCTGACGCCCACCCTTATGTAGGGGACGCCATGGACGGTGTAGACCTCCTGACGCCCCAGAGTGACCAGCAGGAGTCTGCCCCAAACAGTGACGAGGGCTATTATGACTCCACCACGCCAGGGCCGGATGATGAGACTGGAGAGGAGCTCAAGAAGGACCGACTGCCCCGGGACAGCTACAGCGGCGATGCACTTTACGAGTTTGATGCCCTGATGAGCCCCTCTCACGGTGAGGAATCCCTGTTCGAGGGCAAAGTCCCACCCCAGGGCATCTTCAGCTACTTCATGGACTTCTGCCTCCCTGCAGAGAAGAGCCTGATCCAGCAGATAATGGATCAGAAAAGAGGGCTGATGGAAACTGAAGAAGAGGGGCTTGCAGCCATTCAGAAAGAGCTTCTgtactgggagctgcagagggagccGGTCCTGAAACGCCTGGATGTCTCCGGCAAGGAGAAGTGTCCCAGGGAGAAGCAGTGCATTGAATGtaaaagcagagcagccagctccATTGGCAAGAGTCAGAGTGGCCTTGGGAGTGAGCAGGTGGGCTCACACACCCCGAGCCGGGCTGTCAATGGTGGGGTTGCAGTGGCTAGGGCTGAAAATCCAGAGTGGAGGGATTTTCCAGGGACTCTGTGTCCGGAAAACTGTTACAACAGCCAAACAGCCCCCGGAAGTTGCCTTATTCCGCTCACAAAGAACAACCCGGGGTTGAGTGCAGACCTGGACTGTGGCATGTTTGGGGACTCCATCCACGGCAGCGTGGCCCCAGCCAAGGCAGGGATGTTCCCGGGGTTCAGGCTCGCGGATCAGGGGTGCGGCGGCGGAGCAGAGCTCGCCCCCGGTGAGCCCCAGGCGGGCAGCGAGCCCGAGCACGCCGTGAACTTCTCGCAGGCGCTGGTGGAGTTCGCCAGCAGCGGGACcctcttctccagcctgtccGAGAGCCTGGGGAGCTCGGCCTCCAGCTCGTCCTTCACCCAGAACCTTCCCGCCCTCCCCACCATGGTCACCTTCGACGTGGTGGATGTGGAGCAGGACGGGGAAGGGGAGTGTGAGCAGCACCCGGAGCTGACCGTGGGTGAGGACATCGCCGAGGCCTTTGATGATGGCTACGGACAGAAAGAGTCCTTGGCTGAATGTGACGAGAGAATGTCCCCGGGCTTCTCCCCGGGCTCCTTCCAGAGCTGCAACTGGGGGGTGGCCAGCCTGCCCCGCCACCTGCGCCTGCACGGCCtgagcccctccctgcccgcgCCGCTCTCCGTGGACCGGAGGAGCCGCTCGCTGGACACGGAGAGCCTGGAGTTCGAGCTGGCCGAGCCGCAGGGGGCCCGGAGCGGCCCCCAGCCCGGCCAGCTCTGGGCCCGGCGCGAGGCTGGCAGGAAGGActctgctggagccaggagaAGCAGGAGCAAGGAGGAGGGCGAGCTGGTGGCTCCCGAGGGCGGCTTGAGCTGGCCGGGCCTGCGGCACCTCCAGCACggcaccagcactgctcccGGCGGGATGGAGCTCTGGGGCTtcgctccagccggcaccgtGGAGAGCGGCTGGGAGCCATCGGAGCCGCCGGACACCGTGTCCcctttcctgcctctctcccGGGGTGGCATCGGGGAGGCTCCGGAGAGGCGGCCCcaggagccagagctgagcaggcacCCGCTCCGGCCCTCCaacctgcccctgcagcccgaGGCGAGGCAGGCCCGTGAGGCGCCCGGGTCCCACCGCTACCACGGGGACGTCCCCAAGCTGTCCCGCCTGTTACCCCTGGGGGAAGCGGAGCTGCCCCGGGGCTTTGGCTTCACCTGCTCCCCGGAGCACCGTGCCAGGGGCAAACCCGTGGGCATCGCCCAGGGCGTGCCGCAGCACCCCGGGGACAGCAGTGGGGACGCCGAGAGCCCGGAGCGCTGCGCCGAGCCCCTcaagggcagggccagcccggGGCATGGCAGCTGCCGGGGCACCCTCTGCAACGTCACCAACGCTGAGTAG
- the ASB12 gene encoding ankyrin repeat and SOCS box protein 12 — MEHRADKMSLMDINKMFSLLQPRDDEEEDSRESEELSQAVCQDDHKTLDRLLCQDRYRRLLNRRSGWGVPSTPLRLAATRGHVRSLRVLLAHGADVDSLDVKAQTPLFVAVSNGHSHCVRALLEAGASPAGSAYNNCSPLLLAARDGRVDIVRQLLEHGAEANVQARLPEWAANSVACSGPLYLAAAYGHLECFRLLLLHGADPDYNCTEQGVLAQIREPKTLLETCLRHGCRADFVRLLIDFGANVYLPKVPADRAAPRSEGLELLLQARAHPKSLLSQSRLAVRRLLKQPGCSAALGELEIPTVLAKYLQHQP, encoded by the exons ATGGAGCACAGAGCGGACAAAATGAGCCTCATGGACATCAACAAGAtgttctccctgctgcagcccagggatgaCGAGGAGGAGGACAGCAGGGAGAGTGAGGAACTGAGCCAGGCCGTGTGCCAGGATGACCACAAAACCCTGGACCggctgctgtgccaggacaggtaCAGGAGGCTCCTGAACCGCCGCAGCGGCTGGGGCGTGCCCAGCACGCCGCTGCGCCTGGCGGCCACGCGGGGCCACGTGCGGAGCCTGCgggtgctgctggcacacgGTGCCGACGTGGACAGCCTGGACGTGAAGGCGCAGACCCCGCTCTTCGTGGCGGTCAGCAACGGGCACAGCCACTGCGTGCGGGCGCTGCTGGAGGCCGGCGCcagccccgcgggcagcgcctACAACAACTGCTCGCCGCTGCTGCTGGCCGCCAGGGACGGCCGCGTGGACATCGTgcggcagctgctggagcacgGCGCCGAGGCCAACGTGCAGGCCAGGCTGCCCGAGTGGGCGGCCAACTCGGTGGCCTGCTCGGGGCCGCTGTACCTGGCGGCCGCCTACGGGCACCTGGAGTGCTTccgcctgctgctgctgcacggcGCCGATCCCGACTACAACTGCACCGAGCAGGGCGTGCTGGCGCAGATCCGGGAGCCCAAGACCCTGCTGGAGACGTGCCTGAGGCACGGCTGCCGCGCCGACTTCGTCCGTCTGCTCATCGACTTCGGGGCCAACGTGTACCTGCCCAAGGTGCCCGCGGACAGGGCGGCCCCGCGCAgcgaggggctggagctgctgctgcaggccagAG ctcatcccaaatccctgctgtcCCAATCCCGGCTGGCCGTGAGGCGTCTCCTgaagcagcctggctgctcGGCCGCCCTTGGAGAGCTGGAGATCCCCACAGTCCTGGCCAAATACCTGCAGCACCAGCCGTGA